The nucleotide window GCTTCACCGGGTGGGTGCCTGACGGCCGTAGCGACGCGCGGGTGTCCGGACTCAGATGCGACGCCAGCTCTCACCGCTCGCGCGCGCGCTGGACCAGTTCAACGAGCACGTTCCCGGTGCTGGTCGGGTCGAGGAAGGCGATGCGACTGCCCTGGTGGCCCGGCCGCGGCGTCTCGTCCAGGAGGCGCACGCCCTTGGCCCGGAGCTCCGCCAGCGCCCCGTCGATATCCTCGACCTCGAGGCAGATGTGGTGGAGTCCCTCCTGGCCCTCCCGGACCAGCCTCGCGTACTTGCCGTCGGGCGTCGTCCCGTGGAGCAGCTCCACCATGGACTCGCCCACCGGGTACATGCCGATCCTGACCTCGTACGCCG belongs to Candidatus Rokuibacteriota bacterium and includes:
- the mce gene encoding methylmalonyl-CoA epimerase, with protein sequence MKIKRIEHVGIVVKDLAQSRAVWEECLGLRLAEVEDLPAYEVRIGMYPVGESMVELLHGTTPDGKYARLVREGQEGLHHICLEVEDIDGALAELRAKGVRLLDETPRPGHQGSRIAFLDPTSTGNVLVELVQRARER